In one window of Kitasatospora sp. MMS16-BH015 DNA:
- a CDS encoding SDR family oxidoreductase encodes MTEQKVAVITGASSGIGAATARRLAADGFEVVLTARRTERIEALAKELGGRAFTLDVTDRSAVDAFAAEVGRVDVLVNNAGGAVGAETVEAGDPADWRLMYETNVLGTLHVTQALLPALRATGDGTVLIMSSTAALAAYEGGGGYVAAKAAVHTVAGTLRLELCGEPIRVIEIAPGMVKTDGFAVTRFRGDEAKAAAVYAGVAEPLTAEDIADTVSWAVTRPPHVNIDLLVVRPRAQAANHKVHRVL; translated from the coding sequence ATGACCGAGCAGAAGGTGGCTGTGATCACCGGCGCCAGCAGCGGGATCGGGGCGGCGACCGCCCGCCGGCTGGCCGCCGACGGCTTCGAGGTGGTGCTCACCGCGCGCCGCACCGAGCGGATCGAGGCGCTGGCCAAGGAGCTGGGCGGCCGGGCGTTCACACTGGACGTGACCGACCGGTCGGCCGTGGACGCCTTCGCCGCCGAGGTCGGCCGGGTGGACGTGCTGGTCAACAACGCGGGCGGCGCGGTCGGCGCCGAGACGGTCGAGGCGGGCGACCCGGCCGACTGGCGGCTGATGTACGAGACCAACGTGCTCGGCACCCTGCACGTCACCCAGGCGCTGCTGCCGGCCCTGCGGGCCACCGGGGACGGCACCGTGCTGATCATGTCCTCCACCGCCGCGCTGGCCGCCTACGAGGGCGGCGGCGGGTACGTGGCCGCCAAGGCCGCCGTGCACACCGTGGCCGGCACGCTCCGGCTGGAGCTGTGCGGGGAGCCGATCCGGGTGATCGAGATCGCCCCGGGCATGGTCAAGACCGACGGCTTCGCGGTGACCCGCTTCCGCGGCGACGAGGCCAAGGCCGCCGCCGTCTACGCGGGCGTGGCCGAGCCGCTCACCGCCGAGGACATCGCCGACACCGTCTCCTGGGCCGTCACCCGGCCCCCGCACGTGAACATCGACCTGCTGGTGGTCCGCCCGCGGGCGCAGGCGGCCAACCACAAGGTGCACCGGGTGCTCTGA
- the sigJ gene encoding RNA polymerase sigma factor SigJ, whose amino-acid sequence MVLLASDVDRFEAARPRLEAIAYRLLGSVSEAEDAVQETFLRWQAAEVGRIEVPEAWLTKVLTNYCLNQLSSARARRETYVGRWLPEPLLAGDPMLGPAETAEQRESVSYAVLVLLERLSPGERAVYVLREAFAHTHREIAEILDLTEAAAQQLYHRAKKHVADGRTRTEIDEAAARRVVEEFLTAATTGRTEPLLRLLTADAVSVGDGGGKVPARAKAFEGALAVATFLRGLFKPSTAKRNILGGVAEFYATTANGDPAVVAVVDGRVVGITCLEVTPAGIVAIRNQVNPDKLLRATERWAAEEHPEGPLRAL is encoded by the coding sequence ATGGTGCTGCTCGCGAGTGACGTGGACCGCTTCGAGGCCGCCCGGCCGCGGCTGGAGGCCATCGCCTACCGGCTGCTCGGCTCGGTGAGCGAGGCCGAGGACGCCGTGCAGGAGACCTTCCTGCGCTGGCAGGCGGCCGAGGTCGGGCGGATCGAGGTGCCCGAGGCCTGGCTGACCAAGGTGCTCACCAACTACTGCCTCAACCAGCTGAGTTCGGCCCGGGCCCGGCGTGAGACCTACGTCGGCCGGTGGCTGCCCGAGCCGCTGCTCGCCGGCGACCCGATGCTCGGCCCGGCCGAGACCGCCGAGCAGCGCGAGTCGGTCTCCTATGCCGTCCTGGTGCTGCTGGAGCGGCTGTCGCCGGGCGAGCGGGCGGTGTACGTGCTGCGGGAGGCGTTCGCCCACACCCACCGGGAGATCGCCGAGATCCTCGACCTCACCGAGGCCGCCGCCCAGCAGCTCTACCACCGGGCGAAGAAGCACGTGGCGGACGGCCGGACCCGCACCGAGATCGACGAGGCCGCCGCCCGGCGGGTCGTCGAGGAGTTCCTGACCGCAGCCACCACCGGACGCACCGAGCCCCTGCTCCGGCTGCTCACCGCCGACGCCGTCTCGGTCGGCGACGGCGGCGGCAAGGTCCCCGCCCGGGCGAAGGCCTTCGAGGGCGCGCTCGCGGTGGCCACCTTCCTGCGCGGCCTGTTCAAGCCGAGCACGGCCAAGCGGAACATCCTCGGCGGCGTGGCCGAGTTCTACGCCACCACCGCCAACGGCGACCCGGCCGTGGTGGCGGTGGTGGACGGCCGGGTCGTCGGCATCACCTGCCTGGAGGTCACCCCGGCGGGCATCGTGGCGATCCGCAACCAGGTCAACCCCGACAAGCTCCTGCGCGCCACCGAGCGGTGGGCCGCCGAGGAGCACCCGGAGGGCCCGCTGCGCGCCCTGTGA
- a CDS encoding D-alanyl-D-alanine carboxypeptidase family protein, with translation MAGRFVVRCGMVVAAALLCGAAAPADGPPPAVVGGQRLGQAGVQVAPLSGAPALPGGLTGQSWLVADAGTGEVLAAYNAHLRLPPASTLKMLFADTVLPKFDKAAVHHVTPAELFGLGQGSSLVGIKEDLDYRVEDLWRGVFLSSGNDAVHVLAHMNGGVEQTVSQMQARAEALQAHDTHVVSPDGYDTDGQVSSAYDLTLFARAGLKNADFRAYCGTRDAQFPGAVDKNTGQRGSFGIANTDRLLGNYPGLIGVKNGYTTNAGSTFTGAAVRGDRTLLVTVMHPASYMKVYEETAALLDWGFAAAGHTQPVGVLAEDTLVVPASPKPVAKASAAPAAAVQPVAAKAAVTGQRGAVGWWAAAVAAVAVAAAGLRIRARRLRRRRAAWTLEPEGTDVPGGATAIGRNR, from the coding sequence ATGGCCGGTCGATTCGTTGTGCGCTGCGGGATGGTGGTCGCGGCGGCCCTGCTGTGTGGTGCGGCTGCTCCGGCGGACGGCCCGCCACCCGCCGTGGTGGGCGGGCAGCGCCTGGGGCAGGCCGGGGTGCAGGTCGCTCCGCTGAGCGGGGCGCCCGCGCTGCCCGGCGGGCTGACCGGGCAGTCCTGGCTGGTGGCCGACGCCGGGACGGGCGAGGTGCTCGCCGCGTACAACGCGCACCTGCGGCTGCCGCCGGCCAGCACCCTGAAGATGCTCTTCGCCGACACCGTGCTGCCGAAGTTCGACAAGGCCGCCGTGCACCACGTGACGCCCGCCGAGCTGTTCGGCCTGGGCCAGGGCAGCAGTCTGGTCGGCATCAAGGAGGACCTGGACTACCGGGTGGAGGACCTCTGGCGCGGGGTCTTCCTCTCCTCCGGCAACGACGCCGTGCACGTGCTGGCCCACATGAACGGCGGCGTCGAACAGACCGTCAGCCAGATGCAGGCCCGGGCCGAGGCCCTGCAGGCCCACGACACCCACGTGGTCTCCCCCGACGGCTACGACACCGACGGCCAGGTCTCCTCCGCCTACGACCTCACCCTGTTCGCCCGGGCCGGCCTGAAGAACGCCGACTTCCGGGCCTACTGCGGCACCCGCGACGCCCAGTTCCCCGGCGCGGTGGACAAGAACACCGGCCAGCGCGGCAGCTTCGGCATCGCCAACACCGACCGCCTGCTCGGCAACTACCCCGGCCTGATCGGGGTCAAGAACGGCTACACCACCAACGCCGGCTCCACCTTCACCGGCGCCGCCGTCCGGGGCGACCGGACCCTGCTGGTCACCGTGATGCACCCCGCCTCGTACATGAAGGTGTACGAGGAGACCGCCGCCCTGCTGGACTGGGGCTTCGCCGCCGCCGGCCACACCCAGCCGGTGGGGGTGCTGGCGGAGGACACCCTGGTGGTACCCGCCTCCCCGAAGCCGGTGGCGAAGGCCAGTGCGGCGCCGGCCGCCGCCGTGCAGCCGGTGGCGGCTAAGGCGGCCGTCACCGGCCAGCGCGGCGCGGTCGGCTGGTGGGCTGCCGCCGTGGCCGCCGTCGCAGTGGCGGCGGCCGGCCTCCGGATCAGGGCCCGCCGGCTCCGCCGCCGCCGCGCCGCTTGGACCTTGGAGCCGGAGGGAACTGACGTTCCGGGCGGCGCTACGGCAATCGGAAGGAACCGATAG
- a CDS encoding NAD(P)/FAD-dependent oxidoreductase produces the protein MQHRIVVLGAGYTGAIAAGRLARRLHRADVTITLVNAEPDFVERVRLHQLAVGQELKARPFAEMFAGTGVALKLARVTAVDVDRKTVALTTAAGQEQLAYDTLVHALGSGPQDGGVAGVAEHAYEVAGRPGALRLRERLAALGAGGRVVVVGGGLTGLEAVTEIAEARPDLAVALAVRGTLGDWLSAKGRTHLRKVLDGLGVAVHEQAAVTAVAAEGVTTADGRALPAEVTVWTTGFAADPIAGATALELTGQGRIVVDATMRSVSHPDVYAVGDAAQALGPEGRPLRMSCASGVPMAWQAADAIAARLAGVKVPRVPIRYFNQCVSLGRRDGLIQFVTADDRAVDRALTGRSAARYKELVCKGAAWGVANPTMGLPTRRRRVRQPEGAGRPQVAAAA, from the coding sequence ATGCAGCACCGAATCGTCGTCCTCGGAGCCGGCTACACCGGTGCGATCGCGGCCGGCCGGCTGGCCAGGCGGCTGCACCGCGCGGACGTCACCATCACCCTGGTCAACGCCGAGCCCGACTTCGTCGAGCGCGTCCGGCTGCACCAGCTCGCGGTCGGCCAGGAGCTCAAGGCCCGGCCGTTCGCCGAGATGTTCGCCGGCACCGGCGTGGCGCTGAAGCTCGCCCGGGTCACCGCGGTGGACGTGGACCGCAAGACCGTGGCGCTCACCACCGCGGCCGGCCAGGAGCAGCTGGCCTACGACACCCTGGTGCACGCCCTCGGCAGCGGCCCGCAGGACGGGGGCGTCGCCGGCGTCGCCGAGCACGCGTACGAGGTGGCCGGCCGCCCTGGGGCGCTGCGGCTGCGCGAGCGCCTGGCGGCCCTGGGCGCGGGCGGGCGGGTGGTCGTGGTCGGCGGCGGCCTGACCGGCCTGGAGGCCGTCACCGAGATCGCCGAGGCCCGCCCGGACCTGGCGGTCGCCCTGGCCGTCCGCGGCACCCTCGGCGACTGGCTCTCGGCGAAGGGCCGCACCCACCTGCGGAAGGTGCTGGACGGGCTCGGCGTCGCGGTGCACGAGCAGGCGGCGGTCACCGCCGTGGCGGCGGAGGGCGTGACCACGGCCGACGGCCGGGCGCTGCCCGCCGAGGTCACCGTCTGGACCACCGGCTTCGCCGCCGACCCGATCGCCGGGGCCACCGCGCTGGAACTCACCGGCCAGGGCCGGATCGTGGTGGACGCCACCATGCGCTCGGTCTCCCACCCGGACGTGTACGCGGTGGGCGACGCCGCGCAGGCCCTCGGCCCGGAGGGCCGGCCGCTGCGGATGTCCTGCGCCTCCGGCGTCCCGATGGCCTGGCAGGCCGCCGACGCGATCGCCGCCCGGCTGGCCGGGGTCAAGGTGCCCCGGGTGCCGATCCGCTACTTCAACCAGTGCGTCTCGCTCGGCCGCCGGGACGGGCTGATCCAGTTCGTCACCGCCGACGACCGGGCGGTGGACCGCGCGCTGACCGGCCGGTCGGCCGCCCGCTACAAGGAGCTGGTCTGCAAGGGTGCCGCCTGGGGCGTGGCCAACCCGACCATGGGCCTGCCCACCCGGCGCCGCCGGGTCCGGCAGCCGGAGGGCGCGGGCCGCCCGCAGGTGGCGGCCGCGGCCTGA
- the sdhA gene encoding succinate dehydrogenase flavoprotein subunit, protein MQIHKYDTVIVGAGGAGMRAAIESTKRTRTAVLTKLYPTRSHTGAAQGGMCAALANVEEDNWEWHTFDTVKGGDYLVDQDAAEIMCKEAIDAVLDLEKMGLPFSRTEQGRIDQRRFGGHSRNHGEAPVRRSCYAADRTGHMILQTLFQNCVKEGVEFFNEFYVLDLLINEGKTAGVVAYELATGEIHVFQAKSVVFASGGTGKFYKVSSNAHTLTGDGQALVYRRGLPLEDMEFFQFHPTGIWRMGILLTEGARGEGGILRNKDGERFMERYAPVMKDLASRDVCSRAIYTEIREGRGCGPDGDHVYLDLTHLPPEQLDAKLPDITEFARTYLGIEPYTDPIPIQPTAHYAMGGIPTNVEGEVLRNNTDVVPGLYAAGEVACVSVHGANRLGTNSLLDINVFGRRAGIAAADYANVNEYVELPENPAEKVQALVDGLRESTGTESVAQIRKELQETMDTNAMVYRTGDTLKAAVADIAALRERYKNVSIQDKGSRYNTDLLEAVELGNLLDLAEVLAVSALAREESRGGHYREDFPNRDDAKFMLHTMAYQEVAADGTTSIRLDYKPVVTTRYQPMERKY, encoded by the coding sequence ATGCAGATTCACAAGTACGACACCGTCATCGTCGGCGCCGGCGGCGCGGGTATGCGCGCGGCCATCGAGTCGACGAAGCGCACCCGCACCGCGGTGCTGACCAAGCTCTACCCCACCCGGTCCCACACCGGCGCGGCCCAGGGCGGCATGTGCGCCGCCCTCGCCAACGTCGAGGAGGACAACTGGGAGTGGCACACCTTCGACACGGTCAAGGGTGGTGACTACCTGGTCGACCAGGACGCCGCCGAGATCATGTGCAAGGAGGCCATCGACGCCGTCCTCGACCTGGAGAAGATGGGCCTCCCCTTCTCCCGCACCGAGCAGGGCCGGATCGACCAGCGCCGCTTCGGCGGTCACTCCCGCAACCACGGTGAGGCGCCCGTGCGCCGCTCCTGCTACGCGGCGGACCGCACCGGCCACATGATCCTCCAGACGCTGTTCCAGAACTGCGTCAAGGAGGGCGTGGAGTTCTTCAACGAGTTCTACGTCCTCGACCTGCTGATCAACGAGGGCAAGACCGCGGGCGTCGTCGCCTACGAGCTGGCCACCGGCGAGATCCACGTCTTCCAGGCCAAGTCGGTCGTCTTCGCGTCCGGCGGCACCGGCAAGTTCTACAAGGTCTCCTCCAACGCCCACACCCTCACCGGTGACGGCCAGGCCCTGGTCTACCGCCGCGGCCTGCCGCTGGAGGACATGGAGTTCTTCCAGTTCCACCCGACGGGCATCTGGCGCATGGGCATCCTCCTCACCGAGGGTGCGCGCGGCGAGGGCGGCATCCTGCGCAACAAGGACGGCGAGCGCTTCATGGAGCGCTACGCCCCCGTCATGAAGGACCTCGCGTCCCGTGACGTCTGCTCGCGCGCCATCTACACCGAGATCCGCGAAGGCCGCGGCTGCGGCCCGGACGGCGACCACGTGTACCTGGACCTCACTCACCTGCCCCCGGAGCAGCTGGACGCGAAGCTCCCGGACATCACCGAGTTCGCGCGCACCTACCTCGGCATCGAGCCCTACACGGACCCGATCCCGATCCAGCCCACCGCGCACTACGCCATGGGCGGCATCCCGACCAACGTCGAGGGTGAGGTCCTGCGCAACAACACGGACGTCGTCCCGGGCCTGTACGCGGCCGGCGAGGTCGCCTGCGTCTCCGTGCACGGCGCCAACCGCCTGGGCACCAACTCGCTGCTCGACATCAACGTGTTCGGCCGTCGCGCGGGCATCGCCGCCGCCGACTACGCCAACGTGAACGAGTACGTCGAGCTCCCGGAGAACCCGGCCGAGAAGGTGCAGGCGCTGGTCGACGGCCTGCGCGAGTCCACCGGCACCGAGTCCGTGGCGCAGATCCGCAAGGAGCTGCAGGAGACCATGGACACCAACGCCATGGTCTACCGCACCGGCGACACCCTGAAGGCCGCCGTCGCCGACATCGCGGCGCTGCGCGAGCGCTACAAGAACGTGTCGATCCAGGACAAGGGCTCCCGCTACAACACGGACCTCCTGGAGGCCGTGGAGCTGGGCAACCTGCTCGACCTGGCCGAGGTCCTGGCCGTCTCCGCGCTGGCCCGCGAGGAGTCCCGCGGCGGTCACTACCGCGAGGACTTCCCCAACCGCGACGACGCGAAGTTCATGCTGCACACCATGGCGTACCAGGAGGTGGCGGCCGACGGCACCACCTCCATCCGCCTCGACTACAAGCCGGTCGTCACGACCCGGTACCAGCCGATGGAGCGTAAGTACTGA
- a CDS encoding 2-oxo-4-hydroxy-4-carboxy-5-ureidoimidazoline decarboxylase, which produces MWVHPYPSRPHEEDPLASDIPSQRPLLTPSLLGLHRFNEADPGAAEEALLACCGSHRWALRLAAHRPYPDIESLLAAASEASYDLRPADLAEALADESWMPQPLLGMRAPGSQAAHTALRAAHAAYEARFGHVFVVCLDGIAAEEMLDAVLAALRTRLANDPDEERLVAADELRRIALTRLEHLVATHCSA; this is translated from the coding sequence TTGTGGGTGCACCCGTACCCTTCCCGCCCTCACGAGGAGGACCCGCTGGCCAGCGACATCCCGTCACAGCGCCCGCTGCTGACGCCGTCCCTGCTCGGGCTTCACCGTTTCAACGAGGCCGACCCCGGCGCCGCCGAGGAGGCCCTGCTGGCCTGCTGCGGCAGCCACCGGTGGGCACTGCGACTCGCCGCCCACCGCCCCTACCCCGACATAGAGTCCCTGCTCGCCGCCGCGAGCGAGGCCTCCTACGACCTCCGCCCGGCCGATCTCGCCGAGGCCCTGGCCGACGAGAGCTGGATGCCCCAGCCCCTGCTCGGCATGCGGGCCCCCGGCAGCCAGGCCGCCCACACCGCCCTGCGGGCCGCGCACGCCGCGTACGAGGCCCGGTTCGGCCACGTCTTCGTGGTCTGCCTGGACGGCATCGCGGCGGAGGAGATGCTGGACGCGGTGCTCGCGGCCCTGCGCACCCGGCTGGCCAACGACCCGGACGAGGAGCGGCTGGTCGCGGCCGACGAACTCCGCCGGATCGCGCTCACCCGCCTGGAGCACCTGGTCGCCACGCACTGCTCGGCCTGA
- a CDS encoding YihY/virulence factor BrkB family protein, which translates to MSLSVAVLAQELGAPVEKLAKLPVIGPLVTWLLRTRAYRTYAHFTETKGNRLAGAVTFFGFLALFPLLTVALAVAVATLNGSQVHRLQDKISEQLPGLSDSLNLPGLIANAGTVGLISGLLLVISGLGWVDTIRGAIRDVWLLPEEDGNIVLRKAWDCVVLLGLGLVTAVSLGASAVATQLARHLADAIGLDGTAGRYLLGAASYLIAVIADTVLFAYLLAPFPRITDQHRRDVLGAALIGAVGFEVLKILLASYLGSVATKNIYGAFGTPIALLLWINFVSRLLMYCVSWTALADPAAARQREITRAEQILRKAD; encoded by the coding sequence ATGAGCCTGTCCGTCGCCGTCCTCGCCCAGGAGTTGGGAGCGCCCGTGGAGAAGCTGGCCAAGCTGCCGGTGATCGGCCCCCTGGTCACCTGGCTGCTGCGCACCCGGGCGTACCGCACCTACGCCCACTTCACCGAGACCAAGGGCAACCGCCTGGCCGGGGCGGTCACCTTCTTCGGCTTCCTGGCGCTCTTCCCGCTGCTCACCGTGGCCCTCGCCGTCGCGGTGGCCACGCTCAACGGCTCCCAGGTGCACCGGCTCCAGGACAAGATCTCCGAACAGCTCCCCGGCCTCTCGGACTCGCTCAACCTCCCCGGCCTGATCGCCAACGCCGGCACCGTCGGGCTGATCAGCGGCCTGCTCCTGGTGATCTCCGGCCTCGGCTGGGTGGACACCATAAGGGGAGCGATCCGGGACGTCTGGCTCCTCCCGGAGGAGGACGGCAACATCGTCCTGCGCAAGGCCTGGGACTGCGTGGTGCTGCTCGGCCTCGGCCTGGTCACCGCCGTCTCGCTCGGCGCCTCCGCCGTCGCCACCCAGCTGGCCCGGCACCTCGCCGACGCGATCGGCCTCGACGGCACGGCCGGCCGCTACCTGCTCGGGGCGGCGAGCTACCTGATCGCGGTGATCGCCGACACCGTCCTCTTCGCCTACCTGCTGGCCCCCTTCCCCCGGATCACCGACCAGCACCGGCGGGACGTGCTGGGCGCCGCGCTGATCGGGGCGGTCGGGTTCGAGGTGCTCAAGATCCTGCTCGCCTCCTACCTCGGCTCGGTGGCCACCAAGAACATCTACGGCGCCTTCGGCACCCCGATCGCCCTGCTGCTCTGGATCAACTTCGTCAGCCGGCTGCTCATGTACTGCGTCTCCTGGACGGCGCTGGCCGATCCGGCCGCGGCCCGGCAACGGGAGATCACCCGAGCTGAGCAGATCCTGCGAAAAGCGGATTGA
- a CDS encoding SCO4848 family membrane protein, which yields MKLTRPVSWFLTAFGAWSWMVWITFAKNLWKDSGHQAFVNGDHAQPTAFFWIHLALTIVSFLLGTAIGVLGIRGLRAAGQAAEQ from the coding sequence ATGAAGCTCACCCGCCCTGTCTCCTGGTTCCTCACGGCGTTCGGGGCGTGGTCCTGGATGGTCTGGATCACCTTCGCGAAGAACCTCTGGAAGGACTCCGGGCACCAGGCGTTCGTGAACGGGGACCACGCGCAGCCGACGGCGTTCTTCTGGATCCACCTGGCGCTCACCATCGTCTCGTTCCTGCTCGGGACGGCGATCGGCGTGCTGGGCATCCGGGGGTTGCGGGCCGCCGGGCAGGCGGCCGAGCAGTAG
- a CDS encoding class I SAM-dependent methyltransferase — protein MTTATPAVPRTPDDVPGWFWKVDQDLFSWFLSRQSAAGVSGDLLELGTYLGRSAILLGQYLQEGETFTVCDLFDSEAPDESNSAEMAMSYRKTLTRAAFETNYLTFHPRLPEIVQAPTSALADGRIPAGSCRFVHIDASHLYEHVAGDIRVAREALAPDGLVVLDDYRSPHTPGVAAAVWEAVADLGLRPVCLTPEKFYGTWGDAEAAKEVLLSRDWQSEGFRTSEDLIAGSTVHRLAWDAPAPTRRPVSHPTARRLAHDLLPPIAFRALRRTLKGGV, from the coding sequence GTGACGACTGCCACCCCCGCTGTGCCGCGCACCCCCGACGACGTCCCCGGCTGGTTCTGGAAGGTCGACCAGGACCTCTTCAGCTGGTTCCTCTCCCGGCAGAGCGCGGCCGGCGTGAGCGGCGACCTCCTCGAACTCGGCACCTACCTCGGCCGCAGCGCGATCCTGCTCGGGCAGTACCTCCAGGAGGGCGAGACCTTCACCGTCTGCGACCTGTTCGACTCCGAGGCCCCCGACGAGTCGAACTCCGCCGAGATGGCCATGTCCTACCGCAAGACCCTCACCCGGGCGGCCTTCGAGACCAACTACCTGACCTTCCACCCCCGCCTCCCGGAGATCGTCCAGGCCCCCACCTCCGCGCTGGCCGACGGCCGGATCCCGGCCGGCAGCTGCCGGTTCGTCCACATCGACGCCTCGCACCTCTACGAGCACGTGGCCGGCGACATCCGGGTGGCCCGCGAGGCCCTGGCCCCCGACGGCCTGGTCGTCCTCGACGACTACCGCTCCCCGCACACCCCCGGCGTGGCCGCCGCCGTCTGGGAGGCCGTCGCCGACCTCGGCCTGCGGCCGGTCTGCCTCACCCCCGAGAAGTTCTACGGCACCTGGGGCGACGCCGAGGCCGCCAAGGAGGTCCTGCTCTCCCGCGACTGGCAGTCCGAGGGCTTCCGCACCAGCGAGGACCTCATCGCCGGCTCCACCGTCCACCGCCTCGCCTGGGACGCCCCCGCCCCCACCCGCCGCCCCGTCTCCCACCCCACCGCCCGCCGCCTGGCCCACGACCTCCTCCCCCCGATCGCGTTCCGCGCACTCAGGCGGACCCTGAAGGGCGGCGTTTAG
- the sdhC gene encoding succinate dehydrogenase, cytochrome b556 subunit: MPAGTLYRGREGMWSWVAHRVTGVLIFFFLFAHVLDTALVRVSPEAYDSVIQTYKTPLVNLMEYGLTAAILFHALNGLRVVAVDFWSKGPKYQKQMLWTVVGVWVVLLAGAFYPILQHTLTTWFGK; encoded by the coding sequence GTGCCGGCTGGAACGCTGTACCGCGGCCGGGAAGGCATGTGGAGTTGGGTGGCTCACCGAGTCACCGGCGTCCTCATCTTCTTCTTCCTGTTCGCCCATGTCCTGGACACCGCACTGGTGCGAGTGTCGCCCGAGGCTTATGACTCGGTCATCCAGACCTACAAGACGCCGCTGGTGAACCTGATGGAGTACGGCCTCACCGCCGCCATCCTGTTCCACGCGCTGAACGGCCTGCGGGTCGTGGCGGTCGACTTCTGGTCCAAGGGCCCGAAGTACCAGAAGCAGATGCTCTGGACCGTCGTCGGCGTCTGGGTCGTCCTGCTGGCGGGTGCCTTCTACCCGATCCTCCAGCACACCCTGACTACCTGGTTCGGGAAGTGA
- a CDS encoding succinate dehydrogenase iron-sulfur subunit produces MSTPTVEKHSAALDAAEAGATQLITVTFRIRRFNPEEHPDPVWVDYQLEMDPKERVLDALNKIKWEQDGTLTYRRSCAHGICGSDAMRINGRNRLACKTLIKDVNPEKPITIEAIKGLTVLKDLIVDMDPFFQAYKDVMPFLITKGNEPTRERLQTAEDRERFDDTTKCILCAACTSSCPVFWNDGQYFGPAAIVNAHRFIFDSRDEGAEQRLEILNDREGVWRCRTTFNCSEACPRGIEVTKAIQEVKRALVTRRF; encoded by the coding sequence ATGAGCACTCCGACCGTGGAGAAGCACTCGGCCGCTCTGGACGCGGCCGAGGCCGGGGCCACCCAGCTGATCACCGTCACCTTCCGGATCCGCCGGTTCAACCCGGAGGAGCACCCGGACCCGGTGTGGGTCGACTACCAGCTGGAGATGGACCCGAAGGAGCGCGTCCTGGACGCGCTCAACAAGATCAAGTGGGAGCAGGACGGCACCCTCACCTACCGCCGTTCCTGCGCGCACGGGATCTGCGGCTCGGACGCGATGCGGATCAACGGCCGCAACCGGCTGGCCTGCAAGACCCTGATCAAGGACGTCAACCCGGAGAAGCCGATCACGATCGAGGCCATCAAGGGCCTCACGGTCCTCAAGGACCTGATCGTGGACATGGACCCGTTCTTCCAGGCGTACAAGGACGTCATGCCGTTCCTCATCACCAAGGGGAACGAGCCGACGCGCGAGCGTCTGCAGACGGCCGAGGACCGCGAGCGCTTCGACGACACCACCAAGTGCATCCTGTGCGCCGCGTGCACCTCGTCCTGCCCGGTCTTCTGGAACGACGGCCAGTACTTCGGCCCGGCCGCGATCGTCAACGCGCACCGCTTCATCTTCGACTCGCGCGACGAGGGTGCCGAGCAGCGCCTGGAGATCCTCAACGACCGCGAGGGCGTGTGGCGCTGCCGCACCACCTTCAACTGCTCCGAGGCCTGCCCCCGTGGCATCGAGGTCACCAAGGCGATCCAGGAAGTGAAGCGGGCCCTGGTGACCCGTCGCTTCTGA
- a CDS encoding succinate dehydrogenase hydrophobic membrane anchor subunit has protein sequence MSTDYKYSEPLAVPSAQAHTGQGLGTGNPADAFVVEPPRARSKKTPRRTRTNFEMLAWLFMRLSGVVLVFLILGHLLIMLVLDGGVSKIGFAFVAGRWASPFWQGWDLLMLWLAMLHGANGMRTVINDYAEKDSTRLWLKTLMGAATVFTVLLGTLVIFTFDPNI, from the coding sequence ATGTCGACGGACTACAAGTACTCCGAGCCCCTCGCCGTCCCCTCCGCCCAGGCCCACACCGGCCAGGGCCTGGGCACGGGCAACCCCGCCGACGCCTTCGTGGTGGAGCCGCCCCGCGCGCGCTCCAAGAAGACGCCGCGCCGCACCCGCACCAACTTCGAGATGCTGGCGTGGCTCTTCATGCGCCTCTCGGGTGTCGTGCTGGTCTTCCTGATCCTCGGCCACCTGCTGATCATGCTGGTGCTCGACGGCGGCGTCTCCAAGATCGGCTTCGCCTTCGTGGCCGGCCGCTGGGCCTCGCCGTTCTGGCAGGGCTGGGACCTCCTGATGCTCTGGCTCGCCATGCTGCACGGCGCCAACGGCATGCGGACGGTCATCAACGACTACGCCGAGAAGGACTCGACCCGTCTCTGGCTGAAGACCCTGATGGGTGCCGCGACCGTCTTCACGGTCCTGCTGGGCACCCTGGTGATCTTCACCTTCGACCCGAACATCTAA